One genomic region from Lepisosteus oculatus isolate fLepOcu1 chromosome 20, fLepOcu1.hap2, whole genome shotgun sequence encodes:
- the has3 gene encoding hyaluronan synthase 3, protein MSSKCSTVLRVIGTTLFALIVLLGILTAYITGYQFIHTEQHYLSFGLYGAILALHLFFQSLFAFLEHRQMRKEAKPENLNKTVALCIAAFQEDPDYLKKCLRSIKRISFPSLRVVMVVDGNKPEDAYMMEIFNEVMGSEQTGTYVWKGNYHSEEMKGTREEGARRVTELVRSSCYTCIMQKWGGKREVMYTAFRALGDSVDYMQVCDSDTVLDPACTMEMLKILEEDPKVGGVGGDVQILNKYDSWISFLSSVRYWMAFNVERACQSYFGCVQCISGPLGMYRNTLLQQFLEQWYHQTFLGRKCSFGDDRHLTNRVLSLGYKTKYTARSKCQTETPTKYLRWLNQQTRWSKSYFREWLYNALWFHKHNLWMTYESVVTGFFPFFLIATVIHLFYRGRVWNILLFLLTVQLVGMIKATYACFLRGNVVMIFMSLYSLLYMSSLLPAKMFAIATINKAGWGTSGRRKIVVNFIGLIPVTVWFAILLGGVGYTIYCETQDPFSETEKAFLIAGAILYGCYWIILLVLYLAIVAKRCNKREEQYSLPYAEA, encoded by the exons aTGTCATCCAAATGCTCCACAGTGCTGAGGGTCATTGGCACAACCCTCTTTGCCTTAATTGTGCTGCTGGGCATCCTGACAGCCTACATCACCGGCTACCAGTTCATCCACACTGAACAGCACTACCTCTCCTTCGGGCTGTACGGAGCCATTCTGGCTCTCCACCTGTTCTTCCAGAGCCTGTTCGCCTTCCTGGAGCACCGGCAGATGAGGAAGGAGGCCAAGCCAGAGAACCTGAACAAGACCGTGGCTTTGTGCATCGCCGCCTTCCAGGAGGACCCCGACTACCTGAAGAAGTGCCTGCGTTCCATCAAGAGGATCTCCTTCCCCAGCCTCAGGGTGGTCATGGTCGTCGACGGGAACAAGCCGGAGGATGCCTACATGATGGAGATCTTCAACGAGGTCATGGGCTCCGAGCAGACGGGCACCTACGTGTGGAAGGGGAACTACCACAGTGAGGAGATGAAGGGCACGAGGGAGGAAGGCGCCAGGCGGGTGACGGAGCTGGTGAGGAGCTCCTGCTACACCTGCATCATGCAGAAATGGGGAGGGAAAAGGGAAGTCATGTACACAGCCTTCAGAGCCCTGGGGGACAGCGTGGACTATATGCAG GTATGCGACTCAGACACAGTCCTGGACCCTGCCTGCACCATGGAAATGCTGAAGATTCTGGAGGAAGACCCAAAAGTAGGGGGAGTTGGAGGGGACGTGCAG ATCCTGAACAAGTACGACTCTTGGATCTCCTTTCTGAGCAGTGTGCGCTACTGGATGGCCTTCAACGTGGAGCGCGCATGCCAGTCTTACTTTGGCTGTGTCCAGTGTATCAGTGGGCCCTTAGGCATGTACCGAAACACCCTGCTTCAGCAGTTCCTGGAGCAGTGGTACCACCAGACCTTCCTGGGGAGGAAGTGTAGCTTTGGGGATGACCGGCACCTCACCAACCGGGTCCTGAGCTTGGGCTACAAGACGAAATACACCGCCAGGTCCAAGTGCCAGACCGAGACGCCCACCAAGTACCTGCGGTGGCTGAACCAGCAGACACGCTGGAGCAAGTCCTACTTCCGAGAGTGGCTCTACAACGCCCTGTGGTTCCACAAGCACAACCTGTGGATGACATACGAGTCAGTGGTCACTGGCTTCTTCCCCTTCTTCCTGATCGCCACCGTAATCCACCTCTTCTACAGGGGCCGCGTCTGGAACATCCTGCTTTTCCTACTGACCGTGCAGCTGGTGGGCATGATCAAGGCTACCTACGCCTGCTTCCTGCGGGGCAATGTGGTCATGATCTTCATGTCCCTCTACTCCCTCCTCTATATGTCCAGTCTGCTGCCTGCCAAGATGTTTGCCATCGCCACCATTAACAAGGCAGGCTGGGGCACGTCTGGTCGGAGGAAGATCGTGGTCAACTTCATCGGCCTCATCCCCGTCACTGTATGGTTCGCCATCCTGCTGGGTGGGGTGGGCTACACCATCTACTGCGAGACTCAAGACCCTTTCAGTGAGACAGAGAAGGCTTTCCTTATTGCCGGGGCCATTCTTTACGGCTGCTACTGGATCATTCTCCTCGTCCTATACCTGGCCATTGTGGCCAAGCGCTGTAACAAGAGGGAGGAACAGTACAGCCTACCCTACGCTGAAGCATGA